From the genome of Pseudomonas migulae:
TGAGCCGGTCCAGATCGACGCCGCTGTCACAGAGCAGGCGGGCCTTGAGCGGCCCGACCTGATCACGCAACGCCTTGCCGGTGGGCGACAGGCTCAGGTGCACCTCGCGCTCGTCCCGCGCCGAACGTTGGCGCTGAACCAGTTGCAGTTGCTCAAGTCGCTTGAGCAGCGGCGTCAACGTCCCCGAGTCCAGCGCCAGGCGCTCACCCAGGGCTTTGACCGTAGGCTGCTCCGGCGCTGCCTCCTGCCATTCCCACAACACCAGCATCGCCAGGTATTGCGGATAGGTCAGGCCGAGCTGATCAAGCATCGGCTTGTAGGCACGGATCACCGCCCGCGAGGCGGCGTACAGCTTGAAGCACAGCTGGCTGTCGAGCTTCAGGGAATCGACGGACAAGGTGTTCATTTGAGCAGGGCTTCGATCTCGCGGCTCAGGTCCTGCGGCTTGGTTGCCGGAGCGAAGCGTTTGACCAGCTGGCCGTCCTTGCCGATCAGGAACTTGGTGAAGTTCCACTTGATGCCCTGGGACCCCAGCACACCCGGCGCACGTTTTTTCAACTGCACGAACAGCGGATGAGCACCGGCGCCATTGACGTCGATCTTTTTGAACAACGGAAAGCTGACACCGTAGTTCAGCTCGCAGAACTCCGAAATCGCCCCCTCGTTACCCGGCTCCTGCTTGCCGAACTGGTTGCAGGGAAAACCGAGCACCACCAGGCCCTGGTCCTTGTAGGTCTGCCACAGTTCCTCGAGACCTTTGTATTGCGGAGTAAAGCCACATTTGCTCGCGGTGTTGACCACCAGCACGGCTTTGCCGGCGAAATCAGCCAGGGTCTTTTGCTCGCCCTTGATGGTGGTGCACGGGATGCTCAGCAGGTTGTCGCTCATGATGTGCGCTCTATGGGGAAGAAGATGAGACAAACATAGCGAGCAATTGAATTGTGTGCAATTTAAATTATTGGACGCCGATTGCTCTGTAGGAGCGAAGCTTGCTCGCGAAGGCGCCTTAACATTCAACACTGATGTTGACCGACCCGACGCCTTCGCGAGCAAGCTTCGCTCCTACAGCGCTCGCATTACGAGCGCGGTACCAGGTCCAGGCACACGGAGTTGATGCAATACCGCAGGCCAGTCGGCGGTGGACCGTCCGGGAACACGTGTCCCAGGTGCGCATCGCATTTGGCGCAGACCACTTCAGTGCGGATCATGCCGTGGCTGACGTCACGGATTTCGACCATGGCGCTGTCGCCGATCGGTGCGTAGAAGCTCGGCCAGCCGCAGCCGGAATCAAATTTGGTCTTTGAGTCGAACAGCGGCTCATTGCAGCAGATGCAGTGGTAAACGCCGTCGACCTTGCTGTCATTGTATTTGCCGGAGAACGGGCGTTCGGTGCCCTTGAGGCGGCAAACGTTGTATTGCTCCGGATCGAGCATCGCCCGCCATTCTTCCAGGGTTTTTTCCAACTTTTCCATCATCACACCTCGGCAGCTGAAAAAGCCCGATCTGTACCTTTTCCACGGATCGGGCGGCACGTATGATTGCGCCTCGTCAAACGCCAGTCTGGCAGCCAGACCACGCGCATTCAAACGGATTTATGAGTGCTGCCTCTCAAGGCGTCAGCCTGTGTGAATACGCAGGATTCCCAGCACGGTGGTTCAAACGCCGCCTGGATCGTTCATTTTCGGGAACACATCGCCATGCAGGTCAGCAAATCGAACAAGCTCGCCAACGTCTGCTACGACATTCGCGGCCCAGTGCTCAAGCACGCCAAACGCCTGGAAGAGGAAGGTCATCGCATCCTCAAGCTGAACATCGGCAACCCGGCGCCCTTTGGTTTCGAAGCGCC
Proteins encoded in this window:
- a CDS encoding MarR family winged helix-turn-helix transcriptional regulator, with the protein product MNTLSVDSLKLDSQLCFKLYAASRAVIRAYKPMLDQLGLTYPQYLAMLVLWEWQEAAPEQPTVKALGERLALDSGTLTPLLKRLEQLQLVQRQRSARDEREVHLSLSPTGKALRDQVGPLKARLLCDSGVDLDRLNELRNGLDHLLGQIRSLS
- a CDS encoding glutathione peroxidase, with protein sequence MSDNLLSIPCTTIKGEQKTLADFAGKAVLVVNTASKCGFTPQYKGLEELWQTYKDQGLVVLGFPCNQFGKQEPGNEGAISEFCELNYGVSFPLFKKIDVNGAGAHPLFVQLKKRAPGVLGSQGIKWNFTKFLIGKDGQLVKRFAPATKPQDLSREIEALLK
- the msrB gene encoding peptide-methionine (R)-S-oxide reductase MsrB, producing the protein MEKLEKTLEEWRAMLDPEQYNVCRLKGTERPFSGKYNDSKVDGVYHCICCNEPLFDSKTKFDSGCGWPSFYAPIGDSAMVEIRDVSHGMIRTEVVCAKCDAHLGHVFPDGPPPTGLRYCINSVCLDLVPRS